One Thermodesulfobacteriota bacterium genomic region harbors:
- the pheS gene encoding phenylalanine--tRNA ligase subunit alpha: MEIEEIIRIVEEEVGKVKDERDLANARIRLLGRKGLFSNLFENIRNLPSERRRDFGKKLNELKTQTEKRLKTLEESLKSKTEEKVSKIDITLPGKLPLVGKKHPITITFEEIIRIFTSLGFEITEGPDVELDYYNFEALNIPKDHPARDMQDTFYIREDVVLRTHTSPVQIRTMESRKPPIRIIAPGTVYRCDQDISHTPMFHQVEGLMVDKNVRFSDLKGILTVFAKEMFGDDVSVRFRPSYFPFTEPSAEVDIGCVICGGKGCRVCKNTGWLEILGSGMVHPQVLRNVGYDPEEVQGFAFGMGVERIAMIKFGIDDIRLFYYNDLRFLSQF, from the coding sequence ATGGAGATTGAAGAAATAATAAGGATTGTCGAGGAAGAGGTAGGGAAAGTAAAGGATGAGAGGGACCTTGCAAACGCGAGAATAAGACTACTTGGAAGGAAGGGGCTTTTCTCAAATCTTTTCGAAAATATCAGAAATCTGCCATCCGAGAGAAGAAGGGATTTCGGCAAAAAACTAAACGAGCTTAAAACACAGACAGAAAAAAGGTTAAAAACACTTGAAGAGAGCCTAAAGAGCAAAACCGAAGAGAAGGTTTCTAAAATCGACATAACCCTTCCTGGAAAGTTACCCCTTGTTGGAAAGAAACATCCAATCACTATAACTTTTGAGGAGATAATCAGAATCTTTACCTCATTGGGATTCGAGATTACAGAAGGTCCCGACGTTGAGCTCGACTACTATAACTTCGAAGCCTTAAACATTCCTAAAGACCATCCTGCAAGGGATATGCAGGACACTTTTTATATAAGGGAGGATGTTGTTCTTAGGACTCACACATCCCCGGTCCAGATAAGGACAATGGAATCGCGAAAACCGCCTATAAGGATAATCGCACCTGGTACTGTCTACAGGTGTGACCAGGATATCTCGCATACCCCTATGTTTCATCAGGTTGAGGGGCTTATGGTTGATAAAAATGTAAGGTTCTCGGATCTAAAAGGGATTTTAACGGTCTTCGCAAAGGAGATGTTCGGAGACGACGTTTCTGTGAGATTTAGACCGAGTTACTTTCCCTTCACAGAACCCTCAGCGGAAGTCGACATAGGGTGTGTGATATGCGGAGGTAAAGGTTGCAGAGTCTGTAAAAACACTGGGTGGCTCGAGATTCTAGGTTCAGGTATGGTCCACCCTCAGGTACTGAGGAACGTGGGGTATGACCCTGAGGAGGTACAGGGATTCGCTTTCGGAATGGGTGTAGAAAGGATTGCAATGATAAAATTCGGAATAGATGACATAAGGCTTTTCTATTACAACGATCTAAGATTCCTATCACAGTTTTAA
- the rplT gene encoding 50S ribosomal protein L20, producing MPRAKRGFKARRRRKKLLKLAKGYFGRRKNIYSVAKRAVYKSLFYAYRHRRQRKRDFRSLWITRINAACRAYDISYSRFIHGLKLANINLNRKVLADMAINDPKAFQSLVEKVKAIQGA from the coding sequence ATGCCAAGAGCCAAAAGAGGTTTTAAAGCTAGAAGGAGAAGAAAGAAATTGCTAAAGCTTGCAAAAGGTTACTTTGGGAGGAGAAAAAACATATACAGTGTGGCCAAGCGGGCTGTTTACAAGTCGCTCTTTTATGCTTACAGACACAGAAGGCAAAGAAAGAGGGATTTCAGGTCCCTCTGGATCACGAGAATAAATGCCGCTTGCCGGGCATACGACATCTCGTACAGCCGATTTATCCATGGACTCAAGCTCGCAAACATAAATCTTAATAGAAAAGTCCTTGCCGATATGGCTATAAACGATCCAAAAGCATTTCAGAGCCTTGTTGAAAAGGTAAAGGCTATTCAGGGTGCTTGA
- the rpmI gene encoding 50S ribosomal protein L35, producing MPKLKTHRGVAKRVKISGNGKLIRRKAFHSHLLSGKSSKRKRRLRKADTVSPVDAQKIRRLLPYS from the coding sequence ATGCCAAAATTGAAAACCCACAGGGGTGTTGCAAAGAGGGTTAAAATCTCGGGAAATGGAAAACTTATTAGAAGAAAGGCGTTTCACAGTCACCTTCTTTCCGGAAAGTCATCAAAACGGAAAAGGAGACTTAGGAAGGCTGATACTGTAAGCCCCGTCGATGCACAGAAGATAAGACGGCTTCTTCCCTATTCTTAA
- the infC gene encoding translation initiation factor IF-3 gives MNVNEKIKAKEVRVVDETGKQLGIMPLSEALRIAREKDLDLVEVAPKSEPPVCKIMDFGKYKYQLAKKAHEAKKKQTIIHVKEMKIGLKIEDHDLNFKIKHIKEFLSEGHKVKVVIVFKGREIQRVDMGEELANKIIKLVEGVGQVEVKPKLEGKNIVMVFAPA, from the coding sequence ATAAACGTAAACGAAAAGATAAAGGCAAAAGAAGTTAGGGTTGTCGACGAAACAGGAAAGCAGCTAGGGATCATGCCTTTGAGTGAGGCTTTGAGGATCGCAAGAGAAAAAGATCTGGACCTTGTCGAGGTTGCTCCGAAGTCCGAACCGCCTGTATGCAAGATAATGGATTTCGGAAAGTACAAGTATCAACTCGCAAAAAAGGCACATGAGGCAAAGAAAAAACAGACGATTATTCACGTAAAGGAAATGAAAATCGGATTAAAAATAGAGGATCACGATTTGAACTTCAAGATCAAACACATAAAGGAGTTTCTTTCTGAAGGCCACAAAGTTAAAGTAGTGATAGTTTTCAAAGGGAGAGAGATACAGAGGGTTGATATGGGTGAGGAACTGGCGAATAAGATAATAAAATTGGTAGAGGGGGTTGGACAGGTGGAGGTAAAACCGAAGCTTGAGGGTAAAAACATAGTGATGGTTTTTGCTCCAGCTTAG
- the amrS gene encoding AmmeMemoRadiSam system radical SAM enzyme encodes MREASYYEALNGQRVKCRLCRHNCVISEGKRGICGVRENRGGILFSLVYNRLCSYHVDPIEKKPLFHFFPGSSAFSIATVGCNFRCLHCQNYEISQLPKGGRILGYELTPAEIVEMALRYNCKSISYTYTEPTVFFEYAFDVARIAKEKGLFNNFVTNGYIEEKPLKDISGFLDGANIDLKSFSKEFYKKICGADFESVLESIKLYKRLGIWVEITTLIIPGLNDSHEELREIARFIKNELGRETPWHVTAFYPTYKLTDRPRTDRRLLKEARTIGLEEGLFYVYEGNVPGSEGENTFCYNCGKLLVERFGFSIVSYRIRDGSCQFCGAKIHGVGL; translated from the coding sequence ATGAGAGAAGCTTCTTATTATGAAGCTCTAAACGGTCAAAGGGTGAAATGCCGCCTATGCCGCCACAATTGTGTAATTAGTGAGGGTAAAAGGGGTATATGTGGGGTAAGGGAAAATAGGGGTGGTATTCTTTTCTCCCTTGTTTACAATAGGCTTTGCTCATATCATGTGGACCCAATAGAAAAGAAGCCTCTTTTTCATTTTTTTCCCGGTTCATCCGCATTTTCCATCGCCACTGTCGGTTGTAACTTTAGGTGTCTCCACTGTCAGAACTACGAGATTTCCCAGCTTCCTAAAGGAGGTAGAATACTTGGATATGAGCTTACGCCTGCAGAAATAGTGGAGATGGCCTTAAGGTACAACTGCAAAAGTATATCATACACTTATACTGAACCCACCGTCTTTTTTGAATACGCCTTCGATGTGGCAAGGATAGCAAAGGAAAAAGGACTTTTTAACAATTTTGTCACGAACGGTTACATTGAAGAAAAACCGTTGAAAGATATAAGCGGTTTTTTGGATGGAGCAAACATAGACCTTAAATCGTTTAGCAAGGAATTCTATAAAAAGATCTGTGGAGCAGATTTTGAATCGGTCCTTGAATCCATAAAGTTGTACAAAAGGCTTGGGATATGGGTTGAAATTACGACATTAATAATACCTGGACTCAACGATTCTCACGAAGAGTTAAGAGAGATAGCACGCTTTATAAAAAACGAACTTGGGAGGGAGACTCCCTGGCACGTAACCGCTTTTTATCCGACTTATAAACTAACGGATAGACCGCGTACTGATAGGAGACTACTCAAAGAGGCAAGAACGATAGGACTCGAGGAAGGCCTTTTTTACGTCTACGAGGGGAATGTTCCAGGTAGTGAGGGTGAAAATACGTTCTGTTACAACTGCGGTAAGCTTCTTGTGGAAAGGTTCGGGTTTTCCATCGTTTCATATCGCATAAGAGACGGTAGCTGTCAGTTTTGCGGTGCCAAAATCCATGGGGTTGGCTTATGA
- the lon gene encoding endopeptidase La: MWEGENIKIPRQIPLLPVRDMVMYPSCVFPLFVGRDSSISAVEKALAKDRLILVAAQKDFSDDNPLPERIYSVGVVSQIMRMLRLPDGRVKILIQGIKKARIVNYIQETPAYIVEIEPIEEPLVTEITLEVEALIRYVKEQMEKVVSMGRMVSPDILMVIDTIDEPGRLADLCAANLGLTVEKAQELLEIIDPVLRLRKLSEILGKEIELLNMQAKILSQAKEEMTKSQKEYFLREQIKAIKSELGEMDERTEEIENLRKRIKKAKMPKEVEKEAIRQLERLDSMHPDAIESSMLRNYLEWLIELPWSVSTKDNVDIKRAERILNEDHYGLEKVKERILEFLSVIKLKGKIKGPILCFVGPPGVGKTSLGKSIARALGRKFSRMSLGGLKDEAEIRGHRRTYVGAMPGRIIQCIKQAGSNNPVFMMDEIDKIGTDFRGDPASALLEVLDPEQNHSFNDHYLNVPFDLSKVMFITTANRVDTIPPALRDRLEIINIPGYTEKEKLMIAKKYLIPKQILENGLKKRYIRFTDQAILKIIQEYTREAGVRNLEREIASIMRKVARKIAEGKKEKVTVTAKNLDSFLGPPKYLPEGELKEDIPGIACGLAWTELGGEIMYIEVTWRKGKKDLTLTGNMGDVMKESAQAALSYIKSRASKLGIENDLFDNLEMHVHIPQGAIPKDGPSAGITIAVAMISALLNRPVSRKIAMTGEITLTGRVLPIGGLKEKVLAALRAKISKVIIPKENMKEMPDIPQYARAKIEFVPVSSMDEVIETVFGIK; the protein is encoded by the coding sequence ATGTGGGAAGGCGAAAACATAAAAATTCCTAGACAAATACCACTCCTTCCCGTTCGTGATATGGTTATGTATCCCTCATGTGTCTTTCCCCTTTTTGTGGGCAGGGATTCTTCAATAAGCGCCGTAGAGAAGGCACTGGCCAAGGACAGGCTGATACTCGTTGCCGCCCAAAAGGACTTCTCAGACGACAATCCCCTTCCAGAAAGAATATATTCGGTTGGGGTCGTCTCCCAGATAATGAGGATGCTTAGGCTTCCTGATGGGAGGGTCAAAATTCTAATCCAGGGGATAAAAAAGGCTAGAATTGTAAACTACATACAGGAGACGCCCGCGTATATTGTAGAGATTGAGCCTATAGAGGAACCTCTCGTAACGGAGATAACTTTAGAGGTTGAGGCTCTCATAAGGTATGTTAAAGAGCAGATGGAAAAAGTTGTGTCGATGGGCAGGATGGTGAGCCCAGACATATTGATGGTCATAGACACTATTGATGAACCAGGAAGGCTTGCCGATCTCTGTGCAGCCAATCTAGGTTTGACCGTTGAGAAGGCTCAGGAATTATTGGAAATCATAGATCCTGTCTTGAGATTGAGGAAGTTGTCCGAGATACTGGGAAAAGAGATAGAACTTCTCAACATGCAGGCCAAGATTCTCTCTCAGGCTAAGGAAGAGATGACGAAGAGTCAAAAGGAGTATTTCTTGAGAGAGCAGATAAAAGCCATAAAAAGCGAACTCGGGGAAATGGACGAAAGGACGGAGGAGATAGAGAATCTGAGAAAGCGGATAAAAAAGGCCAAAATGCCAAAAGAGGTGGAAAAAGAGGCGATAAGACAGCTAGAACGTTTAGATTCTATGCACCCCGACGCTATAGAATCGTCAATGCTGAGAAACTATCTAGAATGGTTGATAGAGCTTCCTTGGAGCGTATCCACAAAGGATAATGTGGACATAAAGAGGGCAGAGCGGATCTTGAACGAAGATCACTACGGACTCGAAAAGGTTAAAGAGAGGATTTTGGAATTTTTGAGCGTGATTAAGCTAAAAGGCAAAATAAAGGGTCCGATTCTCTGCTTTGTGGGTCCACCTGGAGTCGGTAAAACATCCCTTGGAAAGTCTATAGCAAGGGCACTAGGAAGAAAGTTTTCGCGCATGTCCTTAGGCGGATTGAAAGATGAGGCAGAGATAAGAGGTCACAGAAGGACATACGTAGGCGCCATGCCTGGTCGGATAATTCAGTGTATAAAACAGGCGGGTTCCAATAATCCCGTCTTTATGATGGATGAGATAGATAAGATCGGTACTGATTTTAGAGGGGATCCGGCGAGTGCGCTTCTTGAAGTTCTTGATCCAGAGCAGAATCATTCTTTCAACGATCACTATCTCAATGTTCCTTTCGATCTCTCAAAAGTCATGTTTATAACTACAGCCAATAGGGTTGACACAATCCCGCCCGCACTAAGGGACAGGCTCGAAATAATAAATATCCCGGGTTACACCGAGAAGGAAAAGTTAATGATCGCAAAGAAATATCTGATCCCGAAGCAAATTCTGGAAAATGGACTCAAAAAAAGGTACATCCGTTTTACAGATCAGGCGATACTGAAGATTATCCAGGAGTACACTCGTGAGGCAGGAGTGAGGAATCTAGAGAGAGAGATAGCATCCATAATGAGAAAAGTGGCAAGGAAAATAGCTGAGGGCAAAAAAGAAAAGGTTACAGTAACAGCGAAAAACTTAGACAGCTTCTTAGGCCCACCCAAGTATTTACCCGAAGGAGAGCTCAAAGAAGATATACCTGGGATAGCCTGCGGACTCGCTTGGACTGAGCTAGGCGGCGAGATCATGTACATAGAAGTCACGTGGAGGAAGGGTAAAAAGGACCTCACCTTGACAGGGAACATGGGTGATGTAATGAAGGAATCGGCTCAGGCTGCTCTGAGTTACATAAAATCGAGGGCCTCAAAGCTTGGTATAGAAAACGATCTTTTTGATAATTTGGAAATGCATGTCCACATACCACAGGGGGCGATTCCAAAGGACGGTCCTTCTGCCGGAATAACCATAGCCGTCGCAATGATAAGCGCCCTTCTTAATAGACCGGTAAGCAGAAAAATAGCAATGACTGGAGAGATCACTTTAACTGGTAGAGTCCTTCCCATAGGAGGACTAAAAGAGAAGGTTCTTGCAGCACTCAGAGCAAAGATAAGCAAGGTCATTATCCCCAAAGAGAATATGAAGGAGATGCCAGATATACCTCAGTATGCTAGAGCGAAGATAGAGTTCGTGCCAGTATCCTCAATGGACGAAGTGATTGAAACGGTCTTTGGGATCAAATGA
- a CDS encoding aminopeptidase, which produces MVRESGWKRKSKEEYAEIFQFAETYKRFLDEAKTERETVTYISEVLKKSGFSEDPRSDKVLKVFREKSVFAFIKGVEPLTSGMNIIVSHIDTPRLDFKQNPLFEEVGLALFRTHYYGGIKKYQWVAIPLAIHGVVVKADGRKIRLRIGEEENDPVFVIDDLLPHLSRKTLDEKKLSEAPEAEKLTVLCGNIPLVGVEREAVKAGVLEILKNTYGIGEEDFISADIEVVPAFKARDVGLDRSMIGAYGQDDRVCAYAMLQALVGLDRPKRPCLAIFTDKEEIGSEGDTAIKSTFLFMMLYEIMESMGIKPDDPTIKKALFSSRAISADVNGAVNPMYQDVHEKQNACYLGYGVCIEKFTGHGGKIGASEAHAEYVAEIRRIFDAHGIVWQTGELGKVDEGGGGTVAKYLAAYGMNIIDCGTPVLTMHSPFEITSKLDVYETFRAYKAFYES; this is translated from the coding sequence ATGGTGAGAGAGTCCGGTTGGAAAAGAAAGTCGAAGGAGGAATACGCTGAAATCTTTCAGTTTGCTGAAACCTATAAAAGGTTTCTGGATGAGGCAAAGACTGAAAGAGAGACTGTTACATACATCTCTGAAGTATTAAAGAAATCAGGTTTTTCTGAAGATCCAAGAAGCGACAAAGTCTTGAAAGTTTTCAGAGAAAAATCTGTCTTTGCGTTTATAAAAGGGGTGGAGCCTTTAACGTCTGGCATGAATATTATTGTTTCCCACATCGATACTCCTAGGCTGGATTTTAAACAGAATCCTCTTTTTGAAGAGGTTGGCCTTGCTCTCTTCCGGACCCATTATTACGGCGGAATAAAGAAATACCAGTGGGTCGCTATCCCTCTTGCCATACACGGGGTTGTGGTTAAAGCTGACGGTCGTAAGATAAGGCTCAGAATAGGTGAGGAAGAAAACGATCCCGTCTTTGTGATCGACGATCTCCTTCCACACCTCTCTAGAAAGACTTTAGACGAAAAAAAACTCTCTGAGGCTCCAGAAGCTGAAAAGCTTACTGTTCTTTGTGGAAACATACCACTTGTTGGTGTGGAAAGAGAAGCTGTTAAGGCAGGAGTCTTAGAGATCCTCAAAAATACGTATGGTATAGGCGAGGAGGATTTTATAAGTGCAGATATAGAAGTTGTACCCGCCTTCAAAGCAAGGGATGTTGGCTTAGACAGGAGTATGATCGGTGCGTACGGGCAGGATGATAGAGTCTGCGCGTATGCCATGCTTCAGGCTTTAGTAGGACTCGATCGGCCAAAAAGACCATGTCTTGCCATTTTCACAGACAAGGAGGAGATAGGCTCCGAAGGGGATACGGCAATTAAATCGACGTTTCTTTTTATGATGCTCTATGAGATTATGGAATCTATGGGTATAAAACCGGATGATCCTACAATAAAAAAAGCTCTTTTTTCATCCAGGGCAATCTCCGCAGACGTAAATGGCGCAGTCAATCCCATGTATCAGGATGTTCATGAAAAGCAAAACGCCTGCTATCTCGGATACGGTGTATGTATAGAGAAGTTCACAGGACACGGTGGAAAGATTGGTGCAAGTGAAGCCCACGCAGAATACGTTGCCGAAATAAGAAGAATATTTGATGCCCATGGAATAGTGTGGCAAACAGGCGAGCTCGGGAAGGTGGACGAAGGGGGTGGAGGAACCGTAGCCAAATATCTTGCAGCCTACGGAATGAATATCATTGATTGTGGCACTCCAGTGCTTACAATGCACTCTCCCTTCGAGATAACTTCCAAACTCGACGTGTACGAAACATTTAGGGCCTATAAGGCATTTTACGAATCATAA
- a CDS encoding phosphoenolpyruvate carboxykinase (GTP) — translation MAKPYEEWIEEMAKFLEPKRIYFADGSEDEARRLVEIAMREEKIEGKPVLYELNHALWPNAYLHRSHPSDTARTEHLTYVCHPEKEKSGPNNNWMDPKSAKDLLTNLSRGCMKGKTMYVLPYMMGHPDSPYAKACIQLTDISYVAISMRIMTRLGKFVLEKIGNSPDFVRGIHSVLDFDINKRFIMHFPDENLVWSVGSGYGGNALLGKKCFSLRIASWLGYKQKWLAEHMIIIGVEDPDGDVTYIAGAFPSACGKTNLALLESKLEGYKVWTIGDDIAWLNIGPDGRLYAINPETGYFGVAPGTSHETNPNMIRTLKHDGFFPVLYTNTGLDVKANEPWWEGLKEPPTDLLDWQGNPWKKESGLPCAHPNSRFTVSIYNTPNLSSEFDNPQGVPISAIIFGGRRSELVPLVCESFDWVHGVFLAARMGSETTAAAEHKIGVLRRDPFAMLPFCGYNMADYFSHWIEMGRMLKNPPRIFSVNWFRKDENGNFIWPGFGENIRVLKWIVDRVKGRCGAKETPIGLLPHIDDLEISGLEIDKAKLEKIISYESSGWESEVREIKEFFSKFGERIPIELKKELERLERSVSGKIWTR, via the coding sequence ATGGCAAAGCCCTACGAGGAATGGATCGAAGAAATGGCAAAATTTTTGGAACCTAAAAGAATCTATTTTGCGGACGGTTCGGAGGATGAGGCGCGAAGACTCGTCGAAATAGCAATGAGGGAGGAAAAGATTGAAGGAAAACCAGTCCTCTACGAGCTTAACCATGCCTTATGGCCAAACGCGTACCTTCATAGGAGCCATCCATCCGACACTGCAAGAACCGAACATTTAACATATGTTTGCCATCCCGAGAAAGAAAAGTCCGGACCAAATAACAACTGGATGGATCCGAAATCGGCAAAGGATCTTTTGACTAACCTCTCGAGAGGTTGCATGAAGGGAAAAACCATGTACGTCCTTCCTTACATGATGGGCCATCCGGACTCGCCGTACGCTAAGGCGTGCATCCAACTTACAGATATAAGCTATGTTGCAATAAGTATGAGGATAATGACAAGACTTGGAAAATTCGTACTTGAAAAGATAGGAAATTCTCCTGACTTCGTAAGAGGAATACATTCTGTTCTCGACTTTGACATAAACAAACGCTTTATAATGCACTTCCCGGATGAGAATCTGGTTTGGAGTGTCGGTTCCGGTTATGGAGGAAATGCGCTTTTGGGAAAAAAATGCTTCTCATTGCGAATTGCATCTTGGCTTGGCTACAAGCAAAAATGGCTGGCTGAGCACATGATAATTATAGGGGTTGAGGACCCAGACGGGGATGTGACATACATAGCTGGGGCTTTTCCGTCTGCCTGTGGAAAGACAAACCTTGCCCTTCTTGAATCGAAACTCGAAGGCTACAAGGTCTGGACAATAGGCGATGATATAGCCTGGCTAAATATAGGTCCTGATGGAAGACTCTACGCCATAAATCCGGAGACAGGATACTTTGGCGTTGCCCCTGGAACGTCGCATGAGACAAATCCCAACATGATAAGGACCTTAAAGCACGATGGTTTCTTTCCAGTTCTTTATACAAACACTGGGCTTGATGTGAAGGCTAACGAACCGTGGTGGGAAGGGCTAAAAGAGCCACCGACAGATCTTTTAGATTGGCAAGGAAATCCTTGGAAAAAAGAAAGCGGACTACCCTGTGCCCATCCCAATTCCCGTTTTACAGTCTCAATTTATAATACTCCGAACCTCTCTTCCGAATTCGACAATCCTCAAGGAGTACCTATCTCCGCAATAATCTTCGGAGGAAGGAGATCTGAACTTGTACCCCTTGTGTGCGAATCCTTCGACTGGGTACACGGTGTATTTTTAGCCGCAAGAATGGGCTCAGAGACGACAGCAGCGGCGGAACATAAAATAGGGGTTTTAAGGAGAGACCCCTTTGCCATGTTACCTTTCTGCGGATATAACATGGCCGACTATTTCTCCCATTGGATAGAGATGGGCAGGATGCTTAAAAATCCTCCTAGAATCTTTTCCGTTAACTGGTTCAGAAAGGATGAGAACGGAAATTTTATTTGGCCTGGCTTCGGAGAGAATATAAGGGTATTGAAGTGGATAGTAGATAGGGTAAAAGGTAGGTGTGGCGCAAAAGAGACGCCAATCGGGCTTCTTCCTCACATTGATGACCTAGAGATATCTGGATTGGAAATTGACAAAGCCAAGTTAGAGAAAATAATCTCGTACGAGAGTTCCGGTTGGGAATCCGAAGTAAGAGAAATAAAAGAGTTCTTCTCTAAGTTCGGTGAGAGAATTCCCATAGAGCTAAAAAAAGAACTGGAAAGACTTGAGAGATCTGTAAGTGGAAAGATTTGGACTCGGTAA
- a CDS encoding alkaline phosphatase, with amino-acid sequence MERREFLKVSMASFLALMAPAEEIFAKALQNPQRKAKGVIFLVGDGFPLGVIKATYEFKLKKFKEESYIHRLLMDPKACISIQNTSSLNSVVTDSAPASAAWATGSKTAQRMLSILPDGRRLTTIFELAKEKGIACGFVTTTRITHATPAAWYSHNPNRDSEDDIAEDLLNSGLIVAMGGGDRHLNPERRKDKKDLYTKFKEKGYTVAKNRDELLKAQKSEGKLLGVFSSSHMAYFVDRINDPSLGSQPSLPEMTLVALERLSKNPKGFILQIEAGRIDHANHANDAYGALMDAYEMDSTVKVVMEFIRHNPQVLLIVTSDHGNSGYGINGTGPEYVDSTKALLSYENRASFEYMINQMKKKDLSTVKEIFETYTRRAITIEEAQEIFKKLNEPHNVALFDVWYEPEATMGRILMKSVYAKDGDNLKSSPEIRRGNVGFTSTNHTAEDQIAIFYPKSSLPWKIPPYIDNTDIFRVLCGYFGIRHENPKMRPEEMALYERPITLSEWRKHLRLHIS; translated from the coding sequence ATGGAAAGGAGAGAGTTTCTAAAGGTCTCAATGGCCAGTTTTCTGGCTCTTATGGCACCGGCAGAGGAGATCTTTGCAAAGGCCCTTCAAAACCCTCAAAGGAAAGCTAAAGGGGTCATTTTCCTTGTCGGAGATGGTTTCCCGCTTGGCGTTATAAAAGCCACATACGAGTTCAAACTAAAGAAGTTCAAGGAAGAGAGTTACATTCACCGTCTTCTTATGGACCCAAAAGCGTGCATTTCGATTCAGAATACCTCTTCATTGAACTCCGTCGTTACAGACTCAGCACCAGCTTCGGCCGCCTGGGCTACGGGTTCTAAGACGGCACAGAGAATGTTATCTATTCTTCCAGACGGGCGAAGATTGACGACCATCTTCGAACTGGCAAAAGAGAAAGGAATAGCTTGTGGCTTCGTCACAACAACTAGGATAACCCACGCAACTCCGGCGGCTTGGTATAGCCATAATCCAAACAGGGATTCGGAAGACGATATTGCGGAAGATCTACTAAACTCTGGTCTTATCGTTGCCATGGGTGGCGGAGATAGGCACCTAAATCCGGAAAGGAGAAAAGATAAGAAGGATCTTTATACCAAATTCAAAGAAAAAGGCTACACAGTTGCAAAAAATAGGGACGAGCTTTTGAAGGCCCAGAAGAGCGAGGGTAAACTTTTAGGTGTCTTTAGTTCCTCCCATATGGCTTATTTTGTCGATAGGATAAATGATCCTTCCTTAGGTTCACAGCCAAGTCTTCCTGAAATGACTCTCGTTGCCCTAGAGAGGCTATCAAAGAACCCAAAAGGTTTTATACTTCAGATTGAAGCAGGACGCATAGATCACGCAAATCACGCAAACGACGCTTACGGAGCCTTAATGGATGCTTATGAGATGGATAGTACCGTGAAGGTCGTAATGGAATTTATAAGGCACAACCCTCAAGTACTTTTGATCGTCACATCAGATCACGGAAATTCCGGGTATGGGATAAACGGCACAGGGCCTGAGTACGTAGATTCCACAAAGGCGCTCCTTAGCTACGAGAACAGAGCCTCATTCGAGTATATGATTAATCAAATGAAGAAAAAGGACTTAAGCACCGTAAAGGAGATCTTTGAAACCTATACACGTAGGGCAATAACTATTGAGGAGGCCCAAGAGATTTTTAAAAAGCTCAACGAGCCGCACAACGTCGCCCTCTTTGACGTTTGGTACGAACCTGAAGCTACCATGGGAAGGATACTCATGAAAAGTGTTTATGCAAAAGATGGGGACAATCTAAAATCTTCCCCAGAAATAAGAAGGGGAAATGTCGGTTTTACGAGCACTAACCACACGGCTGAGGATCAGATAGCGATCTTTTATCCTAAAAGTTCGCTGCCATGGAAAATACCTCCTTACATCGACAACACTGACATATTTAGGGTCCTATGCGGTTATTTCGGAATACGTCACGAAAATCCAAAGATGAGACCCGAAGAGATGGCCTTATATGAAAGGCCCATCACCCTCTCAGAGTGGAGGAAGCACCTAAGGCTGCATATAAGTTAG